In Epilithonimonas zeae, a single window of DNA contains:
- a CDS encoding mannose-1-phosphate guanylyltransferase, with protein sequence MKNNNYCVIMAGGIGSRFWPMSTQKFPKQFHDILGTGRTMIQQTFDRISQLIPAENIYVITNQEYTELTQQQLPDIPVNNIVGEPAMKNTSACNLYMAKKIQDVNADANIIVMPADHLILKEKTFLDKVELAFELASKNDYLITLGITPTRPDTGYGYIQFIQENDEVISKVKTFTEKPNLEIAKSFIESGDFLWNAGIFVWSAKSILSAFTKYLPEMSNQFNGCEYNTEAEKEYIDVIYPIVSKISIDNGILEKADNVYVIPANIGWSDLGTWTSVYTNADKNDDNNAISSKNVLTYNSKGNVIRIKNQNKAAVIDGLKNYIIVDTEKALLICPRDNDQLIKDYVLDLKNLKKGERFM encoded by the coding sequence ATGAAGAACAATAATTATTGCGTTATAATGGCTGGAGGTATCGGAAGTCGATTTTGGCCGATGAGTACCCAGAAATTTCCAAAGCAATTTCACGATATATTAGGAACTGGAAGAACGATGATTCAGCAGACTTTTGACAGGATCAGTCAGTTAATTCCAGCAGAAAATATTTATGTAATTACCAATCAGGAATATACAGAATTAACACAACAACAATTGCCAGACATACCTGTAAATAATATCGTTGGAGAACCTGCGATGAAGAATACATCAGCATGTAATCTTTATATGGCAAAAAAAATACAAGATGTTAATGCTGACGCTAATATCATTGTAATGCCCGCTGATCATTTGATTTTAAAAGAAAAAACTTTTCTTGATAAAGTTGAGTTGGCTTTTGAGTTGGCTTCTAAAAATGATTATTTGATTACATTGGGAATCACACCAACAAGACCTGATACGGGTTATGGTTACATCCAATTCATTCAGGAAAATGATGAAGTTATTTCTAAAGTTAAAACTTTTACAGAAAAACCAAATTTGGAAATAGCTAAAAGTTTTATAGAATCTGGTGATTTCCTTTGGAATGCAGGAATTTTTGTATGGAGTGCAAAAAGCATTTTGTCTGCATTTACAAAATATTTACCTGAAATGTCTAACCAATTCAATGGTTGTGAATACAATACAGAAGCAGAAAAAGAATACATTGATGTCATTTATCCAATTGTTAGCAAAATTTCTATTGATAACGGAATTTTGGAAAAAGCTGATAATGTTTATGTAATTCCTGCAAATATAGGCTGGAGTGATCTTGGAACATGGACTTCAGTTTACACCAATGCAGACAAGAACGATGATAATAACGCAATCAGTTCTAAAAATGTATTGACCTACAACTCAAAAGGAAATGTTATTAGAATCAAAAATCAAAACAAAGCTGCAGTAATCGATGGATTGAAAAATTATATCATCGTAGATACGGAAAAGGCTTTGTTGATTTGTCCGAGAGATAATGATCAATTGATAAAAGATTATGTGTTGGATCTGAAAAACCTTAAGAAAGGAGAAAGATTTATGTAA
- a CDS encoding SprT-like domain-containing protein — MSINTLEQYLPDNTFPFLKKWFSNYYIHIKITKNRNSKLGDYRKLPDKSHQITVNSTLDKQLFFFVLTHELAHLIAFEKFNFRISAHGKEWKDTFREMLLESIDIYTEDLKPIIKKFSKNPKANFMASPELVRYFHIENPEENFVFVEDLLINDEFHYKGGDYRLLEKKKKLYLCVHLKNSKKYLFRALAKVEKLTLNEEQ, encoded by the coding sequence ATGTCAATCAACACTTTAGAGCAATATCTTCCGGATAATACGTTTCCTTTTCTCAAAAAATGGTTCTCGAATTATTACATTCATATCAAGATTACAAAGAACCGAAACAGCAAGTTAGGAGATTACAGAAAATTACCGGATAAATCACATCAGATAACGGTTAATTCTACTTTAGATAAACAGTTATTCTTTTTTGTACTGACACATGAATTGGCTCACCTTATTGCATTTGAGAAATTTAATTTCAGAATCAGTGCGCATGGAAAGGAATGGAAAGATACTTTTCGAGAAATGCTTTTGGAAAGTATTGATATTTATACAGAAGATTTGAAGCCAATTATCAAAAAATTTTCCAAAAACCCAAAAGCCAACTTTATGGCAAGTCCAGAATTAGTACGTTATTTTCACATCGAAAATCCTGAAGAAAATTTTGTTTTTGTTGAGGATTTGTTAATTAATGATGAATTTCACTACAAAGGAGGCGATTATAGGTTATTAGAAAAAAAGAAAAAGTTATATCTTTGCGTTCACTTAAAAAACTCAAAAAAATATCTCTTCCGCGCTTTAGCGAAAGTAGAAAAATTAACATTAAATGAAGAACAATAA
- a CDS encoding ATP-binding protein encodes MQKSIFCFLLLILFSCTEKTEQHKDTSPKKELNPFYEKAFVLMDKNQTDSAFYYLNKGKDLFQKRKDSFGMAKSFVNMAILQENTGDNFGSIESSLIASKFLKEKDTAHYYSLFCNYNNLGVASGNLKNYDDAKRFYNKALLFTKDPVDKLMLFNNLAIAYHNEKDFTKAISIYKKLIDSIGSKSEFYPRLLLNYSRSKWFQNNNYNPLKNYLLAEKLSENWDDDWDKDAAYAYLAAYYLNKEPDSAKFYAKKMLTLAKKLQYPADELEALQTLIKLSDGTETQQYFDQYSKTQDSLVNAQNKAKNQFALIRFDSEKAKTENLILQKEHASHEYQVQIQKIIISLLISVFLIVIVITYFWVKKRRERLLLEANNKLQEQRLDLSKRVHDVVANGIYEVMTTIENQKDLPKEKLLDKLELMYEKSRDLSYDNNSQQDFQDKILGLVSSFDNEETKIIIIGNDFDFWKNLSYKFKEETYQIIRELLVNMKKHSSATQVILRFNQKNDNYEIVYSDNGVGLPENFVEKNGFTNIKSRLEEINANLMIEKSHSEGLKLSIKHCSYVQ; translated from the coding sequence TTGCAAAAGTCGATTTTTTGTTTTTTGTTGTTGATTCTGTTTTCCTGCACAGAAAAAACTGAACAACACAAAGACACTTCCCCAAAAAAAGAACTGAATCCTTTTTACGAAAAGGCTTTTGTTTTGATGGATAAAAATCAGACAGACAGCGCTTTCTATTATCTGAACAAAGGTAAAGACCTTTTTCAAAAGAGAAAAGATAGTTTTGGAATGGCCAAAAGCTTTGTTAATATGGCCATCCTTCAGGAAAATACAGGTGATAATTTTGGAAGTATTGAAAGTAGTTTGATTGCCTCCAAATTTCTTAAAGAAAAAGATACTGCCCATTATTATTCTCTATTTTGCAACTATAATAATTTGGGGGTTGCATCTGGAAATTTAAAAAATTATGATGACGCAAAGCGTTTCTATAATAAAGCTTTACTTTTTACAAAAGATCCTGTTGATAAATTGATGCTATTCAATAATTTAGCAATTGCTTATCATAATGAAAAAGATTTTACCAAAGCCATCTCTATTTACAAAAAACTCATTGATAGCATTGGTTCAAAAAGCGAGTTTTATCCACGACTTTTACTAAATTATTCCAGATCCAAATGGTTTCAAAATAATAATTATAATCCTTTAAAGAACTATTTGTTGGCAGAAAAACTAAGTGAAAATTGGGATGATGATTGGGATAAAGATGCGGCATATGCTTATTTGGCAGCTTATTATCTCAATAAAGAGCCCGATTCAGCAAAGTTTTATGCAAAAAAAATGCTGACACTGGCTAAAAAATTACAATATCCTGCTGATGAATTAGAAGCTTTGCAAACTTTAATAAAACTATCAGACGGGACAGAAACTCAGCAATATTTTGATCAATATTCTAAAACACAAGATAGCTTGGTTAATGCACAAAACAAAGCCAAAAACCAATTCGCTTTGATCCGTTTTGATAGTGAAAAGGCGAAAACTGAAAATCTAATTCTCCAAAAAGAACACGCTTCTCACGAATATCAAGTTCAGATTCAGAAAATAATTATCAGTCTTCTAATTTCTGTTTTCCTTATCGTTATAGTTATCACTTACTTTTGGGTTAAAAAAAGACGCGAAAGATTATTACTAGAAGCCAATAACAAACTGCAGGAACAGCGATTGGATTTATCAAAAAGGGTTCACGATGTTGTAGCCAATGGGATTTATGAAGTCATGACAACTATCGAAAATCAGAAAGATCTGCCTAAAGAAAAACTTTTGGACAAGTTAGAATTGATGTATGAAAAATCCCGTGATCTGTCCTATGACAATAACAGTCAGCAAGATTTTCAGGATAAAATCCTAGGTTTGGTAAGCTCTTTTGACAATGAGGAGACGAAAATAATTATCATTGGAAACGACTTCGATTTTTGGAAAAATTTAAGTTATAAATTTAAAGAAGAAACTTACCAGATTATTCGGGAATTACTCGTTAATATGAAAAAGCACAGTTCTGCGACGCAGGTTATTTTAAGATTCAACCAAAAGAATGATAATTATGAAATTGTTTATTCTGATAATGGCGTTGGATTACCGGAAAATTTCGTTGAGAAAAACGGATTCACCAATATAAAGTCCCGCTTGGAAGAAATAAATGCAAATCTGATGATAGAAAAGAGTCATTCGGAGGGTTTAAAATTATCAATAAAACATTGTTCTTATGTTCAGTAA
- a CDS encoding response regulator, producing MFSKILIAEDHESSNFSVQKVLEDLAISNVGHVYYCDDAFEKLKKSLTSKFPYEVLITDLSFEEDHKKQLIKDGKELVKCCRDLCPELKVIVFSGEHRIGVIDLLFKEFGINAYVKKARSDSKELKKAIEAVYNGDTYISHDLKLPIKSANTIEFSNYDITLLKLLSDGILQKNIPKKLQEQNIYPNSLSSVEKRINAMKLALAVKNTEELIASSKNIGII from the coding sequence ATGTTCAGTAAAATATTAATTGCAGAAGATCACGAAAGTAGCAATTTTTCTGTCCAAAAAGTATTGGAAGATTTGGCAATTTCTAATGTAGGTCACGTTTATTATTGCGATGACGCTTTTGAAAAATTGAAAAAATCATTAACCTCGAAATTTCCTTATGAAGTATTGATTACCGATCTTTCTTTTGAGGAAGATCATAAGAAACAATTAATCAAAGATGGTAAAGAACTGGTAAAGTGTTGCCGAGATTTGTGTCCTGAGCTGAAAGTGATTGTTTTTTCCGGAGAACACAGAATTGGTGTTATCGACCTGTTATTCAAAGAGTTTGGAATTAATGCTTATGTCAAAAAAGCAAGATCTGACTCCAAAGAATTAAAGAAAGCAATAGAAGCTGTTTACAACGGAGATACCTACATTTCTCACGATTTAAAACTCCCAATAAAAAGTGCTAACACTATAGAATTCAGCAACTATGATATTACTTTGCTAAAATTATTATCGGATGGAATTTTACAAAAAAATATCCCTAAAAAACTACAGGAACAGAATATCTATCCAAACAGTTTGAGCAGTGTCGAAAAAAGAATCAATGCCATGAAGTTAGCACTAGCTGTGAAAAACACCGAGGAATTGATCGCTTCCAGCAAAAATATTGGAATAATTTAA
- a CDS encoding GNAT family N-acetyltransferase: MINVDWKIKTFSELDTTELYEIIKARINVFVVEQDCPYPDLDDYDQKAIHLWAEKEGEVLAYCRIFDKGIKYPETSIGRVITTEKGRGTGLGKQLISYAVDIIENRFRTSEVRISAQDYLLKFYCGFGFQETEKKYLEDNIPHTEMFRK, encoded by the coding sequence ATGATTAATGTAGATTGGAAAATCAAAACATTTTCTGAGCTTGATACGACTGAACTTTACGAAATCATCAAAGCCAGAATCAATGTTTTTGTAGTGGAACAAGATTGTCCTTATCCTGATTTGGATGATTATGACCAAAAAGCGATTCATCTTTGGGCAGAAAAAGAAGGCGAAGTTTTGGCTTATTGTAGGATTTTTGACAAAGGAATCAAATATCCGGAAACGTCTATCGGAAGAGTGATTACAACAGAAAAAGGTAGAGGGACAGGTTTGGGAAAACAACTGATTTCTTACGCAGTAGATATTATCGAGAATAGATTCCGAACTTCTGAAGTTAGAATCTCCGCTCAGGATTATTTATTGAAGTTTTATTGTGGATTCGGTTTTCAGGAAACGGAGAAGAAATATCTGGAAGATAATATTCCTCATACTGAGATGTTTAGGAAATAA
- the yihA gene encoding ribosome biogenesis GTP-binding protein YihA/YsxC: MVIKTAEFVKSSQKWQDCPEPTMPEYAFIGRSNVGKSSLINAMMNHKDLAKTSQTPGKTQLINNFLVNETWSLTDLPGYGYARVSKSLRKDFEKLITNYILNRRNLVNLFVLVDIRHTPQKIDLEFMQWLGESSVPFSIVFTKADKLKPGASERNVEVYKNELLKTWEDLPDLYITSAEKKEGVDLILKYIQKTNDFLVKNKVRFDD, encoded by the coding sequence ATGGTAATCAAAACCGCAGAATTTGTAAAAAGCAGTCAGAAATGGCAGGATTGTCCAGAGCCAACAATGCCGGAATATGCTTTCATCGGGCGTTCCAATGTCGGAAAATCTTCTCTCATCAATGCGATGATGAATCACAAAGATCTTGCAAAAACATCTCAAACGCCTGGGAAAACTCAATTAATCAATAACTTTTTGGTTAATGAAACCTGGTCGCTTACCGATCTTCCTGGTTATGGTTATGCACGGGTTTCTAAAAGTTTGAGAAAAGATTTTGAGAAATTGATTACCAATTATATTCTTAACAGGAGAAATCTTGTTAACCTTTTTGTTCTTGTAGATATCCGTCATACACCGCAAAAAATAGATTTGGAATTTATGCAATGGCTTGGAGAGAGCAGCGTTCCGTTCTCAATTGTTTTTACCAAAGCTGATAAACTGAAGCCTGGCGCATCAGAGAGAAATGTTGAGGTCTATAAAAACGAATTGCTTAAAACCTGGGAAGATTTGCCAGACCTATATATCACTTCTGCAGAGAAAAAGGAAGGTGTTGATTTGATTTTAAAATACATCCAGAAAACCAATGACTTTTTGGTTAAAAATAAAGTGAGATTTGATGATTAA
- a CDS encoding alpha/beta fold hydrolase translates to MIFKTKKDTKYSYVEAGEGHPMVLLHGLMGGLSNFDKMINFYSDKGYQVFVPQLPIYDLPILNTNLASISKFVAKFITDVIGKPVTIVGNSMGGHIGLILTTSRPELVRNLVLTGSSGLYERTFGDSFPRKSDKEYIKKKTQDVFYDPIVATDELVDEVFAVVNDRMKGIKTVMLARSAIKHNMLNDLPKITCPTCIIWGKQDNVTPPEVAEDMHKFIPNSELHWIDKCGHAAMMEKPDEFNEILYTWLQKVM, encoded by the coding sequence ATGATTTTTAAGACAAAAAAAGACACGAAATATAGTTATGTAGAAGCGGGTGAAGGTCATCCAATGGTGCTTTTGCATGGTTTGATGGGCGGGTTGAGCAACTTCGATAAGATGATCAATTTTTATTCGGACAAAGGCTATCAGGTCTTTGTTCCACAATTGCCAATATATGATTTACCTATTCTGAATACCAATTTGGCTTCTATTTCAAAATTTGTAGCGAAATTTATTACAGATGTTATTGGAAAACCGGTAACGATAGTTGGTAATTCTATGGGCGGTCATATTGGTTTGATTCTCACGACTTCTCGTCCGGAACTGGTAAGAAATCTTGTTCTGACAGGTAGTTCTGGTCTTTACGAAAGAACATTCGGAGATAGTTTCCCAAGAAAAAGTGACAAAGAATATATCAAGAAAAAAACTCAAGACGTTTTCTACGACCCGATTGTTGCAACAGATGAGTTGGTAGATGAGGTTTTTGCGGTTGTAAATGACAGAATGAAAGGCATCAAAACCGTGATGTTGGCAAGAAGTGCCATCAAACACAATATGTTGAATGATCTTCCGAAAATCACTTGCCCAACTTGTATCATCTGGGGAAAACAAGATAATGTGACACCACCGGAAGTGGCAGAAGATATGCACAAATTCATCCCAAATTCCGAATTGCACTGGATAGATAAATGTGGTCACGCTGCAATGATGGAAAAGCCGGATGAGTTCAATGAGATTCTTTATACTTGGCTGCAAAAAGTAATGTAG
- a CDS encoding tRNA (cytidine(34)-2'-O)-methyltransferase — MLNVVLVEPEIPNNTGNIGRLCVGTESRLHLIHPFGFVINDANLKRSGLDYWVHLDFTEYQNVEEWMNVIPDKSRVFLMSSHATNSIYENEFRDGDWLVFGKESRGLSKEVLSLFDNHLTIPMSKLIRSFNIANSVAFVVGEAKRQIALK; from the coding sequence ATGTTAAATGTTGTTTTAGTAGAGCCAGAAATTCCTAATAACACAGGGAATATTGGTCGTTTATGTGTAGGAACAGAAAGTAGATTGCACTTGATTCATCCTTTTGGATTTGTCATAAATGATGCTAATTTGAAACGTTCCGGATTGGATTATTGGGTTCATCTGGATTTCACCGAATATCAAAATGTCGAAGAATGGATGAATGTGATTCCGGATAAATCCCGAGTTTTCCTAATGAGCTCGCACGCAACTAATTCGATTTATGAAAATGAATTCCGAGATGGAGATTGGCTCGTTTTTGGAAAAGAAAGTCGTGGATTGAGTAAGGAAGTTTTAAGTTTATTCGATAATCATTTGACCATTCCGATGTCTAAGTTGATTCGAAGCTTCAATATTGCTAATTCTGTGGCATTTGTTGTTGGAGAGGCGAAAAGACAAATCGCATTGAAGTGA
- a CDS encoding nucleoside recognition domain-containing protein: protein MVLSRIWSAFIIIAIAVASVKYFSSENYSQIFNDMVVGKGGDTIQIAYKPLVKLSREIRKPLMDNLEFEQNRIHYQANESPDVRIYRIQETDGVIGTSETAVNICLKLIGIMALFMGFMSIAEKAGGINFLSRLIQPFFSKLFPEIPKNHPSFGHMMLNFSANLLGLDNAATPFGLKAMESLQTLNPDKDKASNAQIMFLCLHASGLTLIPVSIIAIRSSMGSETPTDIFLPCMIATFCATLAAMTIVSIRQRINLFQPIILAYVGGISAIIALLVIYLVQLSKDELDSFSKVMSNGIILLIFFAIVLGAVYKKINIFDAFIDGAKEGFTVCVKIIPYLVGMLIAISLLRTSGVFDVIIDGMKWIASVSHLDTRFVDGLPTALIKPLSGSGARGMMVDTMKTFGADSFAGKLSAILQGSSDTTFYVIAVYFGSVGIKNTRYTVGSMLLADLVGVTVSVILAYLFFG, encoded by the coding sequence ATGGTTTTAAGCAGGATTTGGTCCGCCTTCATTATCATTGCAATTGCGGTTGCATCGGTTAAATATTTTAGTTCAGAAAATTACAGTCAGATTTTCAACGATATGGTTGTGGGAAAAGGTGGTGACACGATTCAGATTGCCTACAAGCCGTTGGTCAAACTTTCTCGTGAGATTAGAAAACCGCTGATGGATAATCTGGAGTTTGAACAAAACCGTATTCATTACCAAGCTAATGAGTCACCTGATGTGAGAATCTACCGTATTCAGGAAACCGACGGCGTGATCGGAACCAGTGAAACAGCAGTTAATATCTGCCTAAAGTTGATTGGAATTATGGCGCTTTTTATGGGCTTTATGAGCATCGCTGAAAAAGCGGGTGGAATCAATTTCCTCAGCCGACTGATTCAGCCATTTTTCTCAAAATTATTTCCAGAGATTCCGAAAAACCATCCTTCATTCGGGCATATGATGCTGAATTTCAGTGCCAATCTTCTTGGTCTTGATAATGCGGCTACACCTTTCGGACTCAAAGCAATGGAAAGTCTCCAAACCCTGAATCCAGATAAAGATAAAGCCAGCAATGCGCAAATTATGTTTCTTTGTCTTCACGCCAGCGGATTGACATTGATTCCGGTTTCTATTATTGCGATTCGTTCATCAATGGGTTCGGAAACACCGACGGATATTTTTCTTCCGTGTATGATTGCTACGTTTTGTGCAACTTTGGCGGCAATGACGATTGTTTCTATCAGACAAAGAATCAATCTTTTTCAGCCAATTATTTTAGCTTACGTTGGCGGGATTTCTGCGATTATTGCTTTGCTTGTAATTTATCTTGTTCAGCTTAGCAAAGACGAATTAGATTCCTTCAGTAAAGTGATGAGTAACGGAATTATCCTGCTGATTTTCTTCGCAATAGTTCTCGGAGCGGTTTATAAAAAAATCAACATTTTCGATGCGTTTATTGATGGAGCGAAGGAAGGGTTTACGGTTTGTGTTAAGATTATTCCGTATTTAGTCGGGATGTTGATTGCAATTTCATTACTGAGAACAAGTGGTGTTTTTGATGTGATTATTGACGGAATGAAATGGATCGCAAGCGTATCTCATCTCGACACCAGATTTGTGGACGGATTACCGACCGCATTGATAAAACCTTTGTCAGGTTCTGGAGCTCGCGGAATGATGGTGGACACAATGAAAACTTTTGGGGCGGACAGTTTTGCAGGAAAATTATCGGCAATTCTTCAAGGGAGTTCTGATACAACGTTCTATGTCATTGCAGTTTATTTCGGTTCGGTTGGAATTAAAAATACAAGATATACAGTTGGTTCGATGCTTTTAGCGGATTTGGTTGGTGTGACAGTTTCGGTAATTTTGGCTTATTTATTTTTTGGATAA
- a CDS encoding methionine ABC transporter ATP-binding protein codes for MIELLNVSKRFTTKNKTIQALSNASLTVEKGEIFGVIGTSGAGKSTLIRCVNLLEKPNEGKVIVDGIELTKLSDSQLTLERRKIAMIFQHFNLLSSRTVFDNVAFPLDLEGKSKSEIKEKVNGLLELVGLKEKAKDYPANLSGGQKQRVAIARALANDPKVLLCDEATSALDPATTKSILQLLKSINQKLNLTILLITHEMEVIKSICDKVAVIDNGQLAEQGKVEQIFIHPEKEITKGFIQSSLNVELPLIYKNSISNINSENNNPLVKILVRGNDEQSSVIINLYEQFNVKAKIISAQLEYVGHLSFGVLLLELKEGNINEALAYLENEYANTEILGYVG; via the coding sequence ATGATTGAATTGCTGAACGTTTCCAAACGTTTTACAACTAAAAATAAAACCATCCAAGCTTTGTCCAATGCTTCTCTGACTGTAGAAAAAGGGGAAATATTTGGCGTGATTGGAACTTCCGGCGCAGGAAAAAGTACGCTGATTCGCTGCGTGAACCTTCTGGAAAAACCAAATGAAGGAAAAGTAATTGTTGATGGAATTGAATTGACAAAACTTTCCGATTCCCAATTGACTCTGGAACGAAGAAAAATTGCGATGATTTTCCAGCATTTCAATTTGTTATCTTCTCGAACTGTTTTTGATAATGTGGCTTTTCCGTTGGACTTGGAAGGAAAATCTAAGTCGGAAATCAAGGAAAAAGTGAATGGACTTTTGGAATTGGTTGGGCTGAAAGAAAAAGCAAAAGATTATCCTGCCAATCTTTCCGGCGGACAAAAACAAAGAGTTGCAATTGCAAGAGCTTTGGCGAACGACCCAAAAGTTCTTTTGTGTGACGAAGCGACAAGTGCGCTTGACCCGGCAACTACAAAATCGATTCTGCAACTTCTTAAATCCATTAATCAAAAACTTAATCTTACAATTCTGCTCATCACTCACGAAATGGAAGTGATTAAAAGTATTTGTGATAAAGTTGCGGTGATTGACAATGGGCAATTGGCAGAACAAGGAAAAGTTGAGCAGATTTTCATCCATCCGGAAAAAGAAATCACGAAAGGTTTCATCCAGTCTTCTCTGAATGTAGAATTACCTTTAATTTATAAGAATTCTATCAGTAATATCAATAGTGAAAACAACAATCCATTGGTGAAAATTCTCGTGCGCGGGAATGATGAGCAAAGTTCTGTTATCATCAATCTGTATGAACAATTTAATGTTAAAGCAAAGATTATCAGCGCTCAACTGGAATATGTTGGTCACTTGAGTTTCGGGGTTTTGCTTTTGGAACTGAAAGAGGGAAATATCAATGAAGCTTTGGCTTACTTGGAAAATGAATATGCAAACACAGAAATTTTAGGTTATGTCGGATAG
- the metI gene encoding methionine ABC transporter permease MetI, translating into MSDSIINLLFQGTIETVVMTLVSGFFGFVLGLPTGIFLFLTRKGQLLENKISHQIVSIIVNIFRSIPFIILIVWMIPFTRTIVGTSIGVSAALVPLSVGSAPFIARLVENSLLEIPSGLIEAARAMGAKPLQIIRKVLLPEALPSLINNVSITLITLVGYSAMGGAVGAGGLGQVGYQYGYIGYDFAVMNSVLILLIVLVFIIQISGDLLSKKFNHR; encoded by the coding sequence ATGTCGGATAGTATCATCAATTTGTTATTTCAAGGGACGATTGAAACTGTTGTAATGACCTTGGTTTCAGGATTTTTCGGATTTGTTTTAGGATTACCGACGGGAATTTTCCTTTTTCTCACAAGAAAAGGTCAGTTATTGGAAAATAAGATATCACACCAAATCGTATCAATAATAGTCAATATTTTCCGTTCGATCCCTTTTATCATTCTCATTGTCTGGATGATACCTTTCACACGAACGATTGTTGGAACGTCGATTGGCGTTTCTGCAGCATTGGTTCCACTGAGTGTGGGTTCTGCTCCATTCATTGCAAGATTGGTAGAAAACAGTCTGTTGGAAATACCTTCAGGCTTGATAGAAGCAGCGAGAGCAATGGGTGCAAAACCGCTTCAAATCATCCGAAAAGTCCTTTTACCAGAAGCTTTGCCTTCGTTAATCAATAATGTCAGTATTACTTTGATTACACTTGTTGGTTATTCCGCAATGGGAGGTGCAGTTGGCGCTGGAGGTTTAGGGCAAGTTGGTTATCAGTACGGATACATCGGATACGATTTTGCGGTAATGAATTCGGTTCTAATATTATTAATTGTGCTGGTTTTCATTATTCAAATTTCCGGAGACTTACTTTCTAAAAAATTCAATCATAGATAA
- the metQ gene encoding methionine ABC transporter substrate-binding lipoprotein MetQ, whose product MKSKIFALALAIITLSACNKKESNPNVLKVGIATGPEQNLAEAAKKVAKEKYGLDVELVTFNDYVVPNEALSQGDVDVNAFQHLPYLEEQSKQRGYKLAVVGKTFVYPIVAYSKKIKSVSELQPGQTIVIPNDPTNGGRSLLLLQKQGLIKLKDGVGLLPKVTDIIENPKNLKILELEAPQIPRVLEDKEVALAIINNNFAAQAGLDPEKEGLFTEDKNSPYANLIVSREDNKNDEKVKKFVQAYQSPEVESAAKQTFKGGAVKAW is encoded by the coding sequence ATGAAATCGAAAATATTTGCTTTAGCATTGGCAATTATCACATTATCAGCCTGCAATAAAAAAGAATCGAATCCGAATGTTCTTAAAGTCGGAATTGCCACCGGACCAGAGCAAAATCTTGCCGAAGCTGCCAAAAAGGTAGCGAAAGAAAAATATGGTTTGGATGTGGAACTGGTAACCTTCAATGATTATGTTGTTCCCAACGAAGCTTTAAGTCAGGGCGATGTGGACGTGAACGCTTTTCAGCATTTACCATATTTGGAAGAACAATCTAAACAGCGAGGTTATAAATTGGCTGTTGTAGGAAAAACATTTGTTTACCCAATTGTTGCTTATTCTAAAAAGATAAAATCAGTTTCCGAATTACAACCTGGGCAAACTATCGTCATTCCAAATGACCCGACAAACGGTGGACGCTCATTACTATTATTACAAAAACAAGGATTAATTAAACTAAAAGACGGCGTTGGACTTTTGCCAAAAGTAACAGACATTATTGAGAATCCGAAAAATCTAAAAATTCTTGAATTAGAAGCACCACAAATCCCAAGAGTCCTGGAAGATAAAGAAGTAGCTCTGGCCATCATCAATAACAATTTTGCAGCTCAGGCCGGACTTGACCCGGAAAAAGAAGGTCTGTTCACAGAAGATAAAAATTCACCTTATGCTAATCTTATCGTTTCCAGAGAAGACAATAAGAATGATGAAAAAGTCAAAAAATTTGTACAAGCTTATCAATCTCCGGAAGTAGAATCTGCCGCCAAACAAACCTTCAAAGGAGGTGCTGTGAAGGCGTGGTAA